The following DNA comes from Simkania negevensis Z.
GCAGGAGAAGAACGGAGTTCGCATAGCCACTGCAGTGAGCGCAAATTAATATGGAAGTACCAATGGATGTTGTAGGCCATTGGAACAACGTACTGCGCTTCTTCGGGAAGCTCATTTGCAATTTCATCATAGGCGCCCCTTGCGCGATCCATTGCTTCGCGGTACTCTTTTTCCATATCGGTATCGAGAATTTCTTGTGGAATGTAGTAACCGTGGTTGCAAGAAAGGAGTTGCCGCTCTTGTGTAAGAGTGCGATGCCGCTGCAGGTCGCGGTAAATTCCAAAGTCAGCAACGATTTCAAAAGTAAACTCAGCATGTTCAAGTGCGCGTGGTCCTTTATGACGCCGATTTTGACGAAAGGCACATGTCGCTTCAAAAAGGCGTGATAAATCTTCTTTAGGCAGTTTGCGGCACAATTCTTGCAATTCTAAAAGACCTGTTTGTGAACGGCTAAAGAGAAGCGCTGCTCCAACTTTGATTGGGGATTCTTGATCGTAATCGACAAGGCGTACTGTTGCATGATCAAGTGGCTCAAGACCCGTTGTGTACTGTGCGGTGAGAAGGTGTAATTCTTCGTTTGTTTTTTCGTAAAATTCAGAAAAGGTCTGTTGGTGTTTGTGATTCATTTCAGAGCGACGAATGAACGACGGCATCACTTTAGAAAGTTCTTGATGACTACCCCGCGCAATTTCTTGCAATTCTGAAAGGTTATGACAATTGAGCTTCTGAATCATCGTTTCGAAAAATCGTCCATTGCCGTACATTCCCATATTCGTTAATGCACTTGCAGGAAGAAGACCACGTAAGCAATCAAGAACTTTTGCTCGAAGCGCTGCAGTGTATGCGACATTCGAAATGTCATGCTCTTTTGGAAAACTCTTTTCCATTTGCTCAGTTAAGGGAGGAATTAACTTGCCGTAAACTTCAAAGAGGTGATTGCACGTATCGATATATGTGTCCCGATAGGCAGATGTCATGATGATCGGCTCACGGTAAAAGAGAAATTCACCTTCATATTTTTGGTCGAAATAAATGTAGCGCGTTGACTTTTCAAGTGGAGAACCTCCAAGGCGGCAGTCTTCAATGACTTTAGCGGCAATCATCGACACGTTTTCAACTGCAAGATGGGCTCCACCAAGTTCGCCGATCGAGTCGTCACCATAACCATCTAAAATGCGATCGTAGAAATTTTGCGCCTTTTTAATGGCGATGCTTTGGTCTTCAACATCTCCTTGTTCTGCCTCTTTTGTCCCAGAAATGGAGGCAAAGGCGGTTTCTTCATTTAAAATAAAATCTTTTAAAAGTAGTGAACGAAGTCCCAAACTTGACCGGGAGTAACGAGAAAAAAGAGCTCCTTTAATCACTTCGGGCAAGTTGCGCAAAACAAAGATATTGCTTGAAGTGTTGGTCACATATTTTTCGATAATTTTTAGCTGTTGCTCTGTGAACTCTTCGTAATCGTGTATCATCGAATTTACCTCTTTTCAGGTGTCAAAAAACTTGAGGATACGAGTCTAATGCTTTTACTTTTTTTTGATAAGCAAATTAGGGCATCTTATCCATATTCTACAGACTCTTATAAGCCATGTTGTTGTTTTTTCAAGCGTTTTTTGAAAGCTTATAAAATTTTGATTTCAGAAATCGATAGCCTCCACTATGTTAATAAGTGACTGTGTTTTTTTGGAGGTAATGATGGCTTTAACAACTTTCGAAATGTTGAAACGTCCTCGCCGGAACCGCCAGACGTCTTCGATTCGTCAGCTAGCTCAAGAGCACACTTTATGTGCAGGTGACTTCGTCGCTCCCCTTTTCCTGATTCCAGGCGATAAGAGAAGAGAGCAAATTGAAGCCATGCCGGGTATCGAACGGCACTCAGTGGATTTTCTTGTCAAAGAGGCAGAAATTCTTCATGCCCAAGGCATCCCAGCAGTTGACCTCTTTCCTTCGATTGATCCCTTTGCCAAAGATCATGAGGGATCAGAAGCTTGGAACCCAAATGGTCTCGTTCCTACTGCTATCCGTCTGCTGAAACGAGAGGTCCCCTCACTTTGTGTCATTGCAGACATTGCCCTCGACCCCTACACGTCTCATGGACATGATGGAATTCCAAATGAATTCCATGAAATTGAAAACGACCTCACATTAGAAGCTCTAATCAGGCAATCGCTTATCTATGCAGAAGCTGGGGCCGACATTCTAGCTCCCAGTGATATGATGGATGGACGAGTGAAATTCATTCGAGAAGCCCTTGATGCCCAAGGCTTTCAAAATGTCGGAATTCTCTCCTACTGCGCAAAGTACGCTTCGGCGTTTTATGGCCCTTTTCGAAATGCTATCCAAACAAGTCTCTCTTTTGGCGACAAAAAAACCTACCAAATGGACCCTGCGAATGTCAGAGAAGCTATTCGTGAAGCCATCTTGGATGAGGAAGAAGGTGCCGACATGCTCATGGTCAAACCTGCCCTTCCTTATTTAGATGTGATTGCGAAGATTAAAGAAAAAACCACACTCCCTGTTGGAGCTTACCACGTTAGTGGGGAATATGCGATGATCATGGCTGCGCATGAACGGGGTTGGCTTGACGCGCAAAAGACTTTCTATGAATCGCTTATAGGAATTAAACGGGCCGGAGCCGATTTCATTTTTACGTACGCGATCAATCAAATATTGGATTTACTTAATTGATCGATCCGTTATCATAAAGAAAAGAGGGGGTCAATCTGACTCCGCTCGTCTATAAAGAAAGGGGACGTCATGATTGAGAAGGGGAAACAAGTCGCTATTGAATATAGTGTCTTTCTACAAGATCGCACACCTGTCGACAGCAACGTCGGCCAAGATCCACTTGTGTTTAATTGTGGGTCGCAGCAAATTTTGCCAGCTCTCGAGGATGCCTTAAGCGGGTTGGAAGTTGGTGACACAAAACACATTACACTGCAGCCTGAAGATGCCTACGGATATGTCAATCCAAGTGCATTTAAAGAAGTCGATGCAGAAGTCATTCCAGAAGATCTCCGCTTTGAAGGAGCTCTTTTAATCATTGCAGATGAGAACTTTGGTGAGATGCTCATCCGTGTTGACGAGCTTAAGGAAGACAAAGTGGTGCTTGATTTCAACCATCCTCTTGCAGGAAAACAGTTAACGTTCGATGTCAAGGTGCTTGACATCTCATAATCGGTTTTCTGGGAAGGATTCTCTTTCATCATGCAAAGTCGGGTAGAGGCGCTTGCCTGTTGCTGCGCGAGCGCCTGTATCCCGAAGCCAAACCGACATTGCGTAGGGAATCATCGTCCGACTGCTTTTCTTTAAAAAGAAATCAAACGGAATGACAAAGGCAACTCCTTTGTCACGGTACCGCTCATTGTTTACGATATCATGTGCATTCGTCCATGTGTACCAAACAGAAAAACGGAGACCACTCGGAAAATAACGGCCAATTTCGAAGCGGGCTCCTACGTCACGCGCCAAAAATTTTCCGATGCTCACTTTAAAGTCGAGTTGCAAAGGTTTAAACTCGTAGTAGAGGTCAAGAAAATACTGATAACCAATGAAATGAACTTTTTCAGATTGAAATCCATCAAACTTTCTCACTTCAGTTGTAAAGCCAATTCCATGATACTTCCGTTTTAAAACTGCAGCAGCTTCCAGCCCAATTGCCCAAGAGGAACCCACCGGATAGTAGAGAACCTCTCCCGCAATCCCTCCATATGCCACCTCGAAGTATCCCAAAGCCAGGCGACCGTACCACCCTTTTTTGAAATATTCCCCTTTTTGAATGTAGGCTTCTTCTAAAGAACCGCTGCTTGTCTGATAATACCGCACCATATCAGATCGTACATTGATCAATTGGGATGGGTTCAGCATGTCCATGTCCCCCACATCCGACATGCTCGACTTGATATTGTAGGCCCCTTGGATTTTGTAATAGACTTGGTCAAACAGGTACCCTTCTGGTCCCCCAACAATCCCCACGCTATATTTAAATTTCCCTGTTGCACTTCCAAAAAAAGTGAGCAAACGGGGGCGCACGGTAAAAGTCCAAACACTTTTGCTCCGATGGTAAATCAGAGATCCGTCGTATCGACTTGGAGGACGCGTTGGTTCACGCATAGGAGAGAGTGTGGCAAATTCAAAATCACTAATGGTCCTCTCTCGAAAGCGGTGCAAATCCATTGTTCGAAAACGGTATTCATGTGTTGGGACACCATCTGCTTCAATGACAACTGTGACTGCTTTAACATTCGTCGGCACTAAAGCTGCAAGAACTGTTTCGATCCGTTCTTTCAGCTCCTTTTCAACCCTGTAACGGACGTTAATCATTTTGATCCAAAGGGCATGATCGCCATGTTCATCTGTTGTTAAATAAATCCGGTATAAGTTGAGCCCTTGTTCATCGAATGCAAATGCAAGTTCTTGCGCTAATTCTTTGTTCGATCGGAGCAATCCAACAGGTTCTGTATCAACTGGAGCTTTGTAAATCGGAGGGTTATCAACTTTGGGGAAAAGACCTTTAGATTCACCTAAGTTGTAATTTAGAGACGCCGATGCAGCAATGTCTTCGCCTCGGAGAGAACTTACATTGAGCTGCAAACAGTCAAATAACGTTGCTGAAAGCCCAACATTGATACGTGACTTGACACTTCTTCCACTAGGATGCTCCCACTGATGGTGTTCATAATCGACAGCGTCGTATTCAGCAAGAAGTGTTAGTTTGTTTAAAACAGGAATCTTTGTTTGACGAAAAG
Coding sequences within:
- a CDS encoding YjbH domain-containing protein, which produces MLGSILLHAEEDLSLLFRDLQVVDDVNREIKDHLPFHYNSTFMGGYFNMPSARMNDVGMVALGFAYVPPYRNYGVTFQPLRRVEFGVNYRVYIGIPDPAMGFMGFGEFSDRGANLKLGVLRKEDGFPYFPEIAVGFEDFYGTKRFHSFYVVATKTFLDWNFEATLGWGKGRIKGFFGGIGWTPFRQTKIPVLNKLTLLAEYDAVDYEHHQWEHPSGRSVKSRINVGLSATLFDCLQLNVSSLRGEDIAASASLNYNLGESKGLFPKVDNPPIYKAPVDTEPVGLLRSNKELAQELAFAFDEQGLNLYRIYLTTDEHGDHALWIKMINVRYRVEKELKERIETVLAALVPTNVKAVTVVIEADGVPTHEYRFRTMDLHRFRERTISDFEFATLSPMREPTRPPSRYDGSLIYHRSKSVWTFTVRPRLLTFFGSATGKFKYSVGIVGGPEGYLFDQVYYKIQGAYNIKSSMSDVGDMDMLNPSQLINVRSDMVRYYQTSSGSLEEAYIQKGEYFKKGWYGRLALGYFEVAYGGIAGEVLYYPVGSSWAIGLEAAAVLKRKYHGIGFTTEVRKFDGFQSEKVHFIGYQYFLDLYYEFKPLQLDFKVSIGKFLARDVGARFEIGRYFPSGLRFSVWYTWTNAHDIVNNERYRDKGVAFVIPFDFFLKKSSRTMIPYAMSVWLRDTGARAATGKRLYPTLHDERESFPENRL
- a CDS encoding FAD-dependent thymidylate synthase; protein product: MIHDYEEFTEQQLKIIEKYVTNTSSNIFVLRNLPEVIKGALFSRYSRSSLGLRSLLLKDFILNEETAFASISGTKEAEQGDVEDQSIAIKKAQNFYDRILDGYGDDSIGELGGAHLAVENVSMIAAKVIEDCRLGGSPLEKSTRYIYFDQKYEGEFLFYREPIIMTSAYRDTYIDTCNHLFEVYGKLIPPLTEQMEKSFPKEHDISNVAYTAALRAKVLDCLRGLLPASALTNMGMYGNGRFFETMIQKLNCHNLSELQEIARGSHQELSKVMPSFIRRSEMNHKHQQTFSEFYEKTNEELHLLTAQYTTGLEPLDHATVRLVDYDQESPIKVGAALLFSRSQTGLLELQELCRKLPKEDLSRLFEATCAFRQNRRHKGPRALEHAEFTFEIVADFGIYRDLQRHRTLTQERQLLSCNHGYYIPQEILDTDMEKEYREAMDRARGAYDEIANELPEEAQYVVPMAYNIHWYFHINLRSLQWLCELRSSPAGHPSYRYVAQEMAKQVSHVFPEFERFFKFVDFEGYELGRLGQEQRIAEKLKR
- a CDS encoding FKBP-type peptidyl-prolyl cis-trans isomerase; translation: MIEKGKQVAIEYSVFLQDRTPVDSNVGQDPLVFNCGSQQILPALEDALSGLEVGDTKHITLQPEDAYGYVNPSAFKEVDAEVIPEDLRFEGALLIIADENFGEMLIRVDELKEDKVVLDFNHPLAGKQLTFDVKVLDIS
- the hemB gene encoding porphobilinogen synthase encodes the protein MALTTFEMLKRPRRNRQTSSIRQLAQEHTLCAGDFVAPLFLIPGDKRREQIEAMPGIERHSVDFLVKEAEILHAQGIPAVDLFPSIDPFAKDHEGSEAWNPNGLVPTAIRLLKREVPSLCVIADIALDPYTSHGHDGIPNEFHEIENDLTLEALIRQSLIYAEAGADILAPSDMMDGRVKFIREALDAQGFQNVGILSYCAKYASAFYGPFRNAIQTSLSFGDKKTYQMDPANVREAIREAILDEEEGADMLMVKPALPYLDVIAKIKEKTTLPVGAYHVSGEYAMIMAAHERGWLDAQKTFYESLIGIKRAGADFIFTYAINQILDLLN